The DNA segment TCGGGCAGGACGTCAACGAATCCGTCACCCACTCGGTGTGGAGCTCCTTCTTCCAGGACGTCCGCTTCACGCCCTCGCTCGCCCAGCGCCGGCTGGTGGAGTCGGGCCGGCTCGGCCGCAAGAGCGGTCAGGGCTGGTTCGACTACGCCGAGGACGCCGAGCGTCCCGAGCCGCACACCGCCGAGAAGGAGAAGCCCCCGGCGCACGTCACCGTCGAGGGCGATCTCGGCCCGGCCGCCGGGCTGCTCCCGCTGATCCGCGAGGCGGGCATCGCCGTCCACGAGGAGGGCGAGGACCAGGGCAGCCGGCTGGCCCTGCCGAGCGGCGGCCAACTGGTCCTCGCCGACGGCCAGACCGCCGTGGAGTTCCGGGACGTCGTCTACTTCGACCTCGCCCTCGACTACCGCGCCGCCACCCGGATCGCGCTCTCCGCCTCCCAGGACACCTCGCCGCGCACCCTCGCCGAGGCCATCGGCCTCTTCCAGGCGCTCGGCAAGGACGTCAGCGTCATCGGGGACGTGCCCGGCATGATCGTCGCCCGCGCGGTCGCCCGCATCGTCGACCTCGCGCACGACGCCGTCGCCAAGGGCGTGGCCACCGAGGAGGACATCGACACCGCGATGCGCCTGGGCGTCAACTACCCCCTCGGGCCCTTCGAGTGGAGCCGCAGGCTCGGCCGGAGCTGGGCGTACGAGCTGCTGGACGACCTGCACCTGCGCGACCCCTCCGGCCGGTACGCGCCGTCCCTCGCGCTCTACCGCCACGCGTACGCCACCGACAAGCGGGAGGGCACCTCATGACCACCGCCAGGCGCGACACGTACACCCCCGAGACCCTGCTCTCGGTCGCCGTGGGGGTGTTCAACGAGCGCGGCTACGACGGCACCTCCATGGAGCACCTCTCCCGGGCCGCGGGCATCTCCAAGTCCTCGATCTACCACCACGTCAGCGGCAAGGAGGAACTGCTGCGCCGGGCCGTCAGCCGGGCGCTGGACGGGCTGTTCGCCATCCTCGACGAGGAGCACGCGCGCGTGGGGCGGCCGGTGGACCGGCTGGAGCACGTCGTACGGCGCATGGTCGAGGTGCTCATAGCCGAGCTGCCCTACGTGACGCTGCTGCTGCGCGTCCGGGGCAACACCGAGGCGGAGCGGTGGGCGCTGGAGCGGCGCCGGGACTTCGACCACCGGGTGGCCGCCCTGCTGCGGGCGGCCGCCGAGGACGGGGACGTGCGGGGGGACGTGGAGGTCCGGCTGGCGACCCGGCTGGTCTTCGGAATGATCAACTCCATCGTGGAGTGGTACCGGCCCGAGACGGGCGGGGCCGGCGGGCGCGAGGTGGCCGACGCGGTGGTGCGGCTGGTCTTCGCCGGGCTCCGTGAGGAGTAGAGGTCACGCGTCCGGCTCCAGGTCCTCCTCCTCGAACACCAGCAGCGTGCGGGTGCCGAGCACCTCGGGGATCGACTGGAGCCGGGTGAGCACCAGCTCGCGCAGCGCCCTGTTGTCCGGCGTGTGCACCAGCAGCAGCACGTCGAAGTCGCCGCCGACCAGCGCCATGTGGGATGCGCCGGGCAGGCGGCGAAGCTGTTCCCGGACCGTGCGCCAGGTGTTCTGGACGATGTTGAGCGTGATGTACGCCGAGGTGCCGTGCCCGGCCCGCTCGTGGTCGACCCGGGCGCCGAAGCCCCGGATCACCCCGTCCTCCACCAGTCGGTTGATCCGCGCGTAGGCGTTGGCGCGGGAGACGTGGACCCGCTCGGCGACCGACCGTATCGAGGCGCGGCCGTCCGCCTGGAGGATCTTGAGGATGTCCTGATCTATGGCATCCAGCGGGCGGGGCGGGGGTGCGCCATGCGCCTCCGCCGCCTGGGCCATTTGTTCAGGCGTCATGTCCCCCCGCTTCATCGCCGTGGACGTCCTGCATTCATTCCAGGCTGTGCAAAACCGTTTGTCCACAGCCTGAGGGGGCCAGTAGCCAAAATGCGCCGACGACCGAACAATCGGTAGGTGAGACGGGTCACAGCCGACCCGCCTCTCGTAGCCGCTCCCACGAGGAGGTGCCGTCATGACGGTCATGGAGCAGCAGGGCGCGTACCGGCCATCGCCGCCGCCCGCCTGGCAGCCCCGCACGGACCCCGCGCCGCTGCTGCCCGACGCCGAGCCCCATCGCGTCCTCGGCACCGGCGCGGCCGCCGATGCCGACCCGGACCTGCTGCGCCGGCTCTACGCCCAGGTGGTCCGCGGCCGTCGCTACAACACGCAGGCGACCGCGCTCACCAAACAGGGCCGGCTCGCCGTGTACCCCTCCAGCACGGGACAGGAGGCGAGCGAGGTCGCCGCCGCCCTGGCCCTGGAGGAGCGCGACTGGCTCTTCCCCAGCTACCGCGACACCCTCGCGGTGGTCGCCCGGGGCGTCGACCCGGTGGAGACGCTCACCCTGCTGCGCGGCGACTGGCACACCGGCTACGACCCGCACACCCACCGCGTGGCCCCGCTCAGCACCCCGCTCGCCACCCAGTTGCCGCACGCGGTGGGCCTCGCGCACGCCGCGCGGCTCAAGGGGGACGACGTGGTCGCGCTCGCCATGGTCGGCGACGGCGGCACCAGCGAGGGCGACTTCCACGAGGCGCTGAACTTCGCCGCCGTCTGGCAGGCCCCGGTCGTCTTCCTGGTGCAGAACAACGGCTTCGCGATCTCCGTCCCGCTCGCCAAGCAGACCGCCGCGCCCTCCCTCGCCCACAAGGCGGTCGGGTACGGCATGCCGGGCCGCCTGGTCGACGGCAACGACGCGGTCGCGGTGCACGAGGTGCTCAGCGAGGCGGTACGACGCGCCCGCGCGGGCGGCGGCCCGACCCTGGTCGAGGCGGTGACCTACCGCGTGGAGGCCCACACCAACGCCGACGACGCGACCCGCTACCGCGAGGACGACGAGGTCGAGGCGTGGCGGCGGCACGACCCGGTCCAGCTGCTGGAACGCGAGCTGACCGCACGCGGGCTGCTGGACGAGGAGGCGATCGACGCGGTCCGGCAGGACGCCGAGGCGATGGCCGCCGACCTGCGCGAACGCATGAACCAGGACCCCCGGCTCGACCCGATGGACCTCTTCGACCACGTGTACGCCGAGCCCACCGCGCAGCTCCGCGAGCAGCGCGCGCTGCTCGGGACCGAGCTGGCCGCCGAACAGGACGACCAGGAAGGCGACCCGCGATGACCACCGTCGCCGTCAAGCCCGCCACCATGGCGCAGGCCCTCACCCGCGCGATGCGCGACGCGATGGCCGCCGACCCCGCCGTCCATGTCATGGGCGAGGACGTCGGCACCCTCGGCGGTGTCTTCCGGGTCACCGACGGGCTCGCCGCCGAGTTCGGCGAGGACCGCTGCACGGACACCCCGCTGGCCGAGGCGGGCATCCTCGGCGCCGCCGTCGGCATGGCCATGTACGGCCTCAGGCCCGTGGTGGAGATGCAGTTCGACGCGTTCGCCTACCCGGCGTTCGAGCAGCTGGTCAGCCATGTCTCCCGGATGCGCAACCGCACCCGGGGCCGTATGCCCCTGCCGATCACGGTCCGTGTCCCCTACGGCGGCGGCATCGGCGGCGTCGAGCACCACAGCGACTCCTCCGAGGCGTACTACATGGCCACCCCCGGCCTGCACGTCGTCACCCCGGCCACGGTCGCCGACGCCTACGGGCTGCTGCGGCAGGCCATCGCCTCCGACGACCCCGTGGTGTTCCTGGAGCCCAAGCGGCTCTACTGGTCCAAGGACACCTGGAACGCCGACCACCCCACCGAGGTGGAGCCCATCGGGCGCGCGGTCGTCCGGCGCCCCGGCACCAGCGCCACCCTGATCACCTACGGCCCGTCCCTCCCGGTGTGCATGGAGGCCGCCGAGGCCGCCCGCGCCGAGGGCTGGGACCTGGAGGTCGTCGACCTGCGCTCGCTGGTGCCCTTCGACGACGAGACGGTCTGCGCCTCCGTCCGGCGCACCGGCCGCGCGGTCGTCGTGCACGAGTCGACCGGGTTCGGCGGTCCCGGCGGCGAGATCGCGGCCCGGATCACCGAGCGCTGCTTCCACCATCTGGAGGCACCGGTGCTGCGCGTGGCCGGGTTCGACCTGCCCTACCCGCCGCCGATGCTGGAGCGGCACCACCTGCCCGGTGTCGACCGTGTGCTGGACGCGGTGGCCCGCCTCCAGTGGGAGGCGGAGAACTGATGGCACAGGTACTGGAGTTCAAGCTGCCCGACCTCGGCGAGGGGCTCACCGAGGCGGAGATCGTGCGCTGGCTGGTGGCCGTCGGTGACGTGGTCGCCATCGACCAGCCGGTCGTCGAGGTCGAGACGGCCAAGGCGATGGTGGAGGTCCCCTGCCCCTACGGCGGTGTGGTCACCGCCCGCTACGGCGAGGAGGGCACCGAACTGCCCGTCGGCGCACCCCTGATCACCGTCGCGGTCGGCTCCCCCGATGCCGCCGCCGTAGGACCGGCGGGAGAGCCCGCCGCCGAGGCCGAGGGCTCGGGCAACGTCCTGGTCGGCTACGGCACCCAGGCCCCCGCCCGCCGCCGGCGCCGGGTACGCACCCAGCTCACGGTGGCCAACGGCACCGCACCGGCCGCCCCGGCACCCGCGCCCGCACCCACCCTCACCCCGGAGCCGGCCGCTCCGGAATCCCTCGCCCCCCAAGGGCCAGTCCCCGTCATCTCCCCCCTCGTCCGCAAGCTCGCCCGGGACAACGGCGTCGACCTGCACGCCCTGCGCGGCACCGGCCCCGACGGCCTCATCCTGCGCGCGGACGTCGAAGCGGCCCTCCGCGTCGAAGCCACCGCACCCCCGACCACCGCACCCCCCACCGCAGCCTCCGAAGGCACCCGCATCCCCCTCAAGGGCGTGCGCGGGGCCGTCGCCGAGAAGCTGAGCCGGAGCCGCCGGGAGATCCCGGACGCCACCTGCTGGGTCGACGCCGACGCGACCGAACTCCTGCGCGCGCGGGCCGCGATGAACGCGACCGGGGCACCGAAGATCTCCCTGGTCGCCCTGCTCGCCCGTATCTGTGCTGCCGCCCTCGCCCGGTTCCCGGAGCTGAACTCCTACGTCGACACCGAGGCCCGCGAGGTCGTCCAACTGCCCGGTGTGCACCTGGGGTTCGCCGCGCAGACCGAGCGCGGACTGGTCGTGCCGGTCGTCCGGGACGCGCATACGCGGGACGCCGAGTCGCTCACCGCCGAGTTCGCCCGCCTCACCGAGGCCGCCCGCGCCGGACGGCTGACGCCGGGTGAACTCACCGGGGGCACCTTCACGCTGAACAACTACGGCGTCTTCGGGGTCGACGGCTCCACCCCCATCATCAACCACCCCGAGGCCGCGATGCTCGGCGTCGGCCGCATCGTCCCCAAGCCGTGGGTGCACGAGGGCGAACTGGCCGTGCGCCAGGTCGTGCAGCTCTCGCTCACCTTCGACCACCGGGTCTGCGACGGCGGCACGGCGGGCGGCTTCCTGAGGTACGTGGCGGACTGCGTGGAGCAGCCCGCCGTACTGCTGCGCACCGTGTGACAGCGGCCGGCCGGTTCCGCCGGGCGGGGTCCGCCCCCGAGTGCCGACCGGCCATACTCGAAGGGTGACCGACAACGCCCCGGCCGGCCCCCCGTCGCCCGCATCCCCCGAGACCAGCGGGTCCGGCCCGGGGGCCGGTGCCCCGTACGACGCCGTCGTGCTGGCCGGAGGCGGGGCGCGGCGGCTCGGCGGGGCCGACAAGCCCGGCGTCCGGGTCGGCGGCCGGGCGCTGCTGGACCGGGTGCTGGCGGCCTGCGCCGACGCGGCCACCACCGTCGTCGTGGCCGACCCCCGGGCCACCGCCCGGCCGGTGCGCTGGGCACGGGAGGAGCCGGCCGGCGGCGGACCCGTCGCCGCGCTCGACGCGGGGCTGCGGCTCACCACGGCGGAGTACGCGGTGGTGCTCTCCGCCGACCTGCCGTTCCTCGGCGCGGACACCGTGCACCGGCTGCTGGCCGCCCTGCGGGACAGCGACGCCGACGGGGCGATGCTCACCGACGACGACGGCCGCGACCAGCCGCTGGTGGCCGCGTACCGCACCGCCTCCCTGCGCGGCGCCCTCGCCGCCCTCGCCACCGGCCAGGCCGAGCACACCGGCCAGGCTGAGCACACCGGCCGGGCCAAGCACACCGGCCAGGCCGAGCACACCGACAAGGCCAAGCGCGCCGACAAGGCCGAGCACGCAGCGCACACCGGCCGAGGCACCCTCACCGGCCTGCCCCTGCGCCGCCTGACCGGCGCCCTGCGCCTGACGCGCCTCATCGACCCGCTCGCCTCCTTCGACTGCGACACCTGGGAAGACATCGCCCACGCCAGGGCACGGATCAGGGAGCATGGGCACGTGCTGAACGAATGGATCACCGCAGTCAAGAACGAGCTGGGCATCGAGCTCGACGTCGACACCCGCGTCCTGCTGGACGCCGCCCGTGACGTCGCCCACGGTGTGGCCCGCCCCGCCGCCCCGCTCACCACCTTCCTCATCGGCTACGCCGCCGCTCAGGGCAAGGGCGACGCCGAGTCCATCGCCGAGGCGTCCGCGAAGGTCGCCGACCTCGCCATCCGCTGGGAAGCCGAGCACAGCGGGGGCGGGTCCGCCCCGGACGCCGGATGACCGCCTCCGGCACCCATACCGGACCGCCCGCCGGGCCCGGTGACGCCTCCGCCCTCGACGACCTCGACGTGGAGGAAGCCCTGGCCCTCGTCCGCGCACCCGGAAACGACCGGACAGGCCGGACGGACCGGGCAGACCGGCTGGAGAAGGCGGCCCGACCCGACCGGACCGACCGGACCGGCCGGACGGCCCCCGCCCACCTCCACGACCACGCCACCTCCTGGCCCGAGGCCCGCGAGATCGCCGCCCTGGCCGCCCGCCGGGCCACGAAGCGCCCCGCCGCCTCCGTCGCCCTGGCCGACGCCCTCGGCCTGGTCCTCGCCGCCCCCCTGGAAGCGCTCAGCGACCTGCCCTCCTTCGACACCTCCGCCATGGACGGCTGGGCGGTGGCCGGCCCAGGTCCCTGGCGGGTCCGCGACGGCGGCGTGCTCGCCGGCCACGCGCTCCCCGAGCCGCTCACCGACGGCGAGGCGGTCCGGATCGCCACCGGCGCCCGCGTCCCCACCGGCGTCACCGCCGTCCTGCGCAGCGAGCACGGCCGCACCGGCCCCCAGGACCGGCTGCACGCCACGGGCGAGACGAGCCACGGCCAGGACATCCGCCCGCGCGGCCAGGAGTGCCGGCGCGGTGACCAGCTGCTGCCCACCGGCACCCTGGTCACCCCGGCCGTGCTGGGCCTCGCCGCGGCGGCCGGGTACGACACCCTCGCCGTGGTCCCGCGCCCGCGTGCCGAGATCCTCGTCCTCGGCGACGAACTCCTCACGGAGGGGCTGCCGCACGACGGGCTGATCCGGGACGCGCTCGGCCCGATGCTGGCGCCCTGGCTGCGCGTGCTCGGCGCCGAGGTCGTCGCCGTCCGCAGGCTCGGCGACGACGCCAAGGCGCTGCGCAGGGCGATCACCACCTCCCGCGCCGACCTGATCGTCACCACCGGAGGCACCGCCGGCGGACCCGTGGACCACGTCCACCCCACGCTGGAGCGGATCGGCGCCGAACTCCTCGTCGACGGCGTCGCGGTGCGCCCCGGCCACCCCATGCTGCTGGCCCGTACCAAGGCGGACCAGCACCTCGTCGGGCTGCCCGGCAACCCACTCGCGGCCGTCTCCGGGCTGCTCACCCTGGCCGAGCCGCTGCTGCGGGCGCTGGCCGCCCACCCGGCGCCCGAGCCGTACCGGATGCCACTGAGGGAAGCGGTGCAGGGACACGCGCACGACACCCGGCTCGTCCCCGTGGCGCTGCGCGGGGAGTGGGCCGTGCCGCTGCACTACAGCGGGCCCGCCATGCTGCGCGGGATCGCCACCGCCGACGCGCTCGCCGTCGTCCCGCCGGGCGGGGCGGCGCAGGGCGCCGGACTGGAATTGCTGGACCTGCCGTGGGACACGGCCGGAATCGGAGTGTGTTTCACGTGAAACTTCCGGGCCACGACGCCATAGCCCGCCAGGCCGGCGAACATCTGGTGCCCTCCCGGGTGAAGCTCCCGAGGAAGGCCGTGGAACGCCCCATCCGCCAGGTCGCCAAGCGCCTGGTGATGGCGCTGCTGGTGCTGGTCGCCACCGCGTTCGTCGTCTACGCGGACCGCAGCGGCTACCACGACAACTCCGACGGTCCCGTCGACCTGCTCGACGCGTTCTACTACGCGACGGTCACCCTCTCCACCACCGGGTACGGCGACATCACCCCGGTCAGCGACGGTGCCCGGCTCATCAACATTCTCGTCATCACCCCGTTGCGCGTGCTCTTCCTGATCATCCTGGTCGGCACCACGCTGGAGGTCCTCACCGAACGCACCCGTGAGGAATGGCGGCTCAATCGCTGGAGGTCCACCTTGCGCGACCACACCGTGGTCATCGGCTTCGGCACGAAGGGGCGTTCGGCGATCCAGACCGTCTGCGCGACCGGACTGAAGAAGGAACAGGTCGTCGTGGTCGACCCCAGTTCCAAGGCGATCGAGGCGGCCACCGCCGAGGGATACGCGGGCGTGACCGGCGACGCGACCCGCAGTGAGGTGCTGCGCCGCGCGGAGCTGCACAAGGCCCGGCAGATCATCATCGCCCCGCAGCGCGACGACACCGCCGTGCTGGTCGCCCTGACGGCTCGCCAGCTCAACCGGGGCGCGAAGATCGTGGCCTGTGTCCGCGAGGAGGAGAACGCCCCGCTGCTCAAGCAGTCCGGCGCGGACGCGGTCATCACCAGCTCCGGCGCGGCGGGCCGGCTGCTCGGTCTCTCCGTGCTCAGCCCCGCCGCCGGCATGGTGATGGAGGACCTGATCCAGCAGGGCAGTGGCCTGGACATCGTCGACCGCCCGGTGGTCCGCGCCGAGGTGGGCCGCCGTCCGCGCGACACGGAGGACCTCGTGGTCAGCGTCGTACGCGGGCACCGGGTGCTGGGCTATGACGACCCGTCCGTCGGGGAGTTGCAGCTCACCGACCGGCTGATCACCATCGTCCGGGCCAGCCCCACCGCGCATGTCGCCCCGCACGCGCGTCCACTGCCGGGCGACTGAGCGGGCCGCCGGGCCTGTGGCGCGGTCGGGGAGTAGCGTCGCGGGCATGCATGCGATCACGATTTCCGAACCCGGCGGGCCCGAGAACCTGACCTGGACCGAGGTGCCCGACCCGGTGCCCGGCGAGGGCGAGGTGCTGGTCGAGGTGGTGGCCAGCGCCGTCAACCGGGCCGACATCATGCAGCGCCAGGGCTACTACGACCCGCCGCCCGGCGCCTCCGCCTACCCCGGTCTGGAGTGCTCCGGCCGGATCGCCGCGCTCGGCCCCGGTGTCTCCGGCTGGTCCGTGGGCGACGAGGTGTGCGCGCTGCTCTCGGGCGGCGGTTACGCGCAGAAGGTCGTCGTCCCGGCCGGGCAGCTGCTGCCGGTGCCCGAGGGCGTCGACCTCAAGCAGGCGGCCGCGCTGCCCGAGGTGGCCTGCACGGTCTGGTCCAACGTCTTCATGCTGGCCCACCTCCGGCCCGGCGAACTGCTGCTGGTGCACGGCGGTTCCAGCGGTATCGGAACCATGGCGATCCAGCTGGCCAAGGCCATCGGGGCGCGGGTCGCGGTGACCGCCGGGACCAAGGAGAAGCTGGACTTCTGCGCCGAGCTGGGCGCGGACATCCTGATCAACTACCGCGACCAGGACTTCGTGGCCGAGGTCGCGCGGGCCACGGACGGCAAGGGCGCCGACGTCATCCTCGACAACATGGGCGCCAAGTACCTGGACCGGAACGTGGAGACGCTGGCCGTCAACGGGCGCCTGATGATCATCGGGATGCAGGGCGGCACCAAGGGCGAGCTGAACATCGGCCTGCTGCTGGGCAAGCGCGGCGCGGTCAGCGCGACCTCGCTGCGGGCCCGCCCGCTGAGCGAGAAGGCGGCCATCGTGGCGGCGGTGCGCGAGCACGTGTGGCCGCTGATCGCATCGGGCGTCGTACGTCCCGTCGTCGACCGTGAGGTGCCGATGACGGACGCGGCCGAGGGGCACCGGGTGGTGGAGGGCAGCGGCCACATCGGCAAGGTGCTGCTGGTCACGCCGAGCGCCTGACCCCGGAGCGCCCGTCAGGTGCTGCGCAGCCGCAGGCCCAGCCGCGCCATGGCGAGACCGAGGCCCAGCAGCACCAGCCCGCTGCCCAGGGGGAGGACGCGCGGCGCCCGCGCCGCGGTGCTCTCCCCCTGGCGTACGGCGGCGGGCCGGGAGGCCGGGGCGGACGTGGCGGTCGGCGTGGGCGCGGCGGGGCTGTCGGCGGTCTCCGGCTCCTCCAGGTAGGCGGCCTCGGGTGTGGCGGGCGTGGCGCTGCCCGACGGGTCCTGGGCCGGGTCGGGCGGATCGGGCCGGCCCGGCCGCATCCGTCCTTCCCCGCCCCGGCTCCCGGCCCGCGCCGGCTTGGAGACGGTCGGGGACGGCGAGGCGGTGTCGGCGGCGTTCCGGGCCCGTACGGCGGGGGCGGAGAAGCGACCGGAGGGGGTGGGGGAACCCGGCGGACCGCTCTCCGCGCCGTACGCGGCCGTGGTGCAGACGGGCGCGGCCGTCGCCGCCAGGACGAGCAGCACCCGCACCAGGCGGAGCGTGAGTCGCAGCCATGGAGTCACGTCGGTGACCTCCGGGGAAATGCCGGGGCAGAAGGAATCCAGCCTCACATTCCACGGCTCACCTGGCATTCCGGGCTGGGCCGTCGGGGGCGGGACGCCGGATCACCGGCATGCGGGGGTGCGGCGGTGAGGGGGTGGGCGGGTGCGAGAGAATGACGGCATGGAGATGCCGAGGAACGAACGGTCGCCCGAGAACCCCCAGATCCTCGTCGTGGGCCAGGACGGGATGGCGCTCGGTGGCGGCACGGACGAGGGTTCCCGCGAGATCCCGGTGACGGACCAGGTGGAGCAGCCGGCGAAGGTCATGCGGATCGGCAGCATGATCAAGCAGCTGCTGGAGGAGGTGCGCGCCGCTCCTCTGGACGAGGCGAGCCGGGTCCGGCTGAAGGAGATCCACGCCAGCTCGGTCAAGGAGCTGGAGGACGGCCTCGCGCCCGAGCTGGTGGCGGAGCTGGAGCGGCTCTCGCTGCCCTTCACCGACGAGGCGACGCCGAGTGACGCGGAGTTGCGGATCGCCCAGGCCCAGCTGGTCGGCTGGCTGGAGGGCCTCTTCCACGGCATCCAGACCACGCTGTTCGCCCAGCAGATGGCCGCCCGCGCCCAGTTGGAGCAGATGCGCCGCGCGCTCCCGCCCGGCAGTGTCCCGGAGGACGCCGAGGAGCAGCACACCGGCGGCCGCTCGGGCGGACCGTACCTGTAGAGACCCGGAACAGCAGAAGGGCCCGGCGGATTCGGTCCGCCGGGCCCTTCTCGTAAGCCGACTACTGCGGCGGCTCGCCCGTGGAGACGCTCAGCGAGACCTCGCCCATGGTCTTCGGGTCGACATCCGTGCCCGGCGCGGGGAACTGGTCGAGGACCGTGCCGTCGCCCCAGGTGTTGTTGTCTTCCTTCTTCACCGAGTACCGCCAGCTCGCGGCCTGGAAGCACGCCTTCACGGAGTCGATGTTCTTGTACCGGAAGTCGGGCAG comes from the Streptomyces seoulensis genome and includes:
- a CDS encoding TetR/AcrR family transcriptional regulator encodes the protein MTTARRDTYTPETLLSVAVGVFNERGYDGTSMEHLSRAAGISKSSIYHHVSGKEELLRRAVSRALDGLFAILDEEHARVGRPVDRLEHVVRRMVEVLIAELPYVTLLLRVRGNTEAERWALERRRDFDHRVAALLRAAAEDGDVRGDVEVRLATRLVFGMINSIVEWYRPETGGAGGREVADAVVRLVFAGLREE
- a CDS encoding Lrp/AsnC family transcriptional regulator, producing the protein MTPEQMAQAAEAHGAPPPRPLDAIDQDILKILQADGRASIRSVAERVHVSRANAYARINRLVEDGVIRGFGARVDHERAGHGTSAYITLNIVQNTWRTVREQLRRLPGASHMALVGGDFDVLLLVHTPDNRALRELVLTRLQSIPEVLGTRTLLVFEEEDLEPDA
- a CDS encoding 3-hydroxyacyl-CoA dehydrogenase, which produces MTAIDLSSPVAVVGTGTMGQGIAQVALSAGHPVLLHDAVPGRAREAAEAIGARLDRLVAKGRLGADERDAARARLTPVEHLTGLADCALVVEAVLERLDVKQELFRELEGIVSEDCLLATNTSSLSVTAVGGALASPDRFLGLHFFNPAPLLPLVEVVSGYATDVTSVTRAYETARAWGKTPVACADTPGFIVNRIARPFYAEAFAVLEAQGADPATIDAVLRESGGFRMGAFELTDLIGQDVNESVTHSVWSSFFQDVRFTPSLAQRRLVESGRLGRKSGQGWFDYAEDAERPEPHTAEKEKPPAHVTVEGDLGPAAGLLPLIREAGIAVHEEGEDQGSRLALPSGGQLVLADGQTAVEFRDVVYFDLALDYRAATRIALSASQDTSPRTLAEAIGLFQALGKDVSVIGDVPGMIVARAVARIVDLAHDAVAKGVATEEDIDTAMRLGVNYPLGPFEWSRRLGRSWAYELLDDLHLRDPSGRYAPSLALYRHAYATDKREGTS
- a CDS encoding alpha-ketoacid dehydrogenase subunit beta, with the protein product MTTVAVKPATMAQALTRAMRDAMAADPAVHVMGEDVGTLGGVFRVTDGLAAEFGEDRCTDTPLAEAGILGAAVGMAMYGLRPVVEMQFDAFAYPAFEQLVSHVSRMRNRTRGRMPLPITVRVPYGGGIGGVEHHSDSSEAYYMATPGLHVVTPATVADAYGLLRQAIASDDPVVFLEPKRLYWSKDTWNADHPTEVEPIGRAVVRRPGTSATLITYGPSLPVCMEAAEAARAEGWDLEVVDLRSLVPFDDETVCASVRRTGRAVVVHESTGFGGPGGEIAARITERCFHHLEAPVLRVAGFDLPYPPPMLERHHLPGVDRVLDAVARLQWEAEN
- a CDS encoding NAD(P)H-quinone oxidoreductase translates to MHAITISEPGGPENLTWTEVPDPVPGEGEVLVEVVASAVNRADIMQRQGYYDPPPGASAYPGLECSGRIAALGPGVSGWSVGDEVCALLSGGGYAQKVVVPAGQLLPVPEGVDLKQAAALPEVACTVWSNVFMLAHLRPGELLLVHGGSSGIGTMAIQLAKAIGARVAVTAGTKEKLDFCAELGADILINYRDQDFVAEVARATDGKGADVILDNMGAKYLDRNVETLAVNGRLMIIGMQGGTKGELNIGLLLGKRGAVSATSLRARPLSEKAAIVAAVREHVWPLIASGVVRPVVDREVPMTDAAEGHRVVEGSGHIGKVLLVTPSA
- the pdhA gene encoding pyruvate dehydrogenase (acetyl-transferring) E1 component subunit alpha codes for the protein MTVMEQQGAYRPSPPPAWQPRTDPAPLLPDAEPHRVLGTGAAADADPDLLRRLYAQVVRGRRYNTQATALTKQGRLAVYPSSTGQEASEVAAALALEERDWLFPSYRDTLAVVARGVDPVETLTLLRGDWHTGYDPHTHRVAPLSTPLATQLPHAVGLAHAARLKGDDVVALAMVGDGGTSEGDFHEALNFAAVWQAPVVFLVQNNGFAISVPLAKQTAAPSLAHKAVGYGMPGRLVDGNDAVAVHEVLSEAVRRARAGGGPTLVEAVTYRVEAHTNADDATRYREDDEVEAWRRHDPVQLLERELTARGLLDEEAIDAVRQDAEAMAADLRERMNQDPRLDPMDLFDHVYAEPTAQLREQRALLGTELAAEQDDQEGDPR
- a CDS encoding molybdopterin molybdotransferase MoeA — translated: MTASGTHTGPPAGPGDASALDDLDVEEALALVRAPGNDRTGRTDRADRLEKAARPDRTDRTGRTAPAHLHDHATSWPEAREIAALAARRATKRPAASVALADALGLVLAAPLEALSDLPSFDTSAMDGWAVAGPGPWRVRDGGVLAGHALPEPLTDGEAVRIATGARVPTGVTAVLRSEHGRTGPQDRLHATGETSHGQDIRPRGQECRRGDQLLPTGTLVTPAVLGLAAAAGYDTLAVVPRPRAEILVLGDELLTEGLPHDGLIRDALGPMLAPWLRVLGAEVVAVRRLGDDAKALRRAITTSRADLIVTTGGTAGGPVDHVHPTLERIGAELLVDGVAVRPGHPMLLARTKADQHLVGLPGNPLAAVSGLLTLAEPLLRALAAHPAPEPYRMPLREAVQGHAHDTRLVPVALRGEWAVPLHYSGPAMLRGIATADALAVVPPGGAAQGAGLELLDLPWDTAGIGVCFT
- a CDS encoding potassium channel family protein gives rise to the protein MKLPGHDAIARQAGEHLVPSRVKLPRKAVERPIRQVAKRLVMALLVLVATAFVVYADRSGYHDNSDGPVDLLDAFYYATVTLSTTGYGDITPVSDGARLINILVITPLRVLFLIILVGTTLEVLTERTREEWRLNRWRSTLRDHTVVIGFGTKGRSAIQTVCATGLKKEQVVVVDPSSKAIEAATAEGYAGVTGDATRSEVLRRAELHKARQIIIAPQRDDTAVLVALTARQLNRGAKIVACVREEENAPLLKQSGADAVITSSGAAGRLLGLSVLSPAAGMVMEDLIQQGSGLDIVDRPVVRAEVGRRPRDTEDLVVSVVRGHRVLGYDDPSVGELQLTDRLITIVRASPTAHVAPHARPLPGD
- a CDS encoding NTP transferase domain-containing protein, translated to MTDNAPAGPPSPASPETSGSGPGAGAPYDAVVLAGGGARRLGGADKPGVRVGGRALLDRVLAACADAATTVVVADPRATARPVRWAREEPAGGGPVAALDAGLRLTTAEYAVVLSADLPFLGADTVHRLLAALRDSDADGAMLTDDDGRDQPLVAAYRTASLRGALAALATGQAEHTGQAEHTGRAKHTGQAEHTDKAKRADKAEHAAHTGRGTLTGLPLRRLTGALRLTRLIDPLASFDCDTWEDIAHARARIREHGHVLNEWITAVKNELGIELDVDTRVLLDAARDVAHGVARPAAPLTTFLIGYAAAQGKGDAESIAEASAKVADLAIRWEAEHSGGGSAPDAG
- a CDS encoding dihydrolipoamide acetyltransferase family protein; this encodes MAQVLEFKLPDLGEGLTEAEIVRWLVAVGDVVAIDQPVVEVETAKAMVEVPCPYGGVVTARYGEEGTELPVGAPLITVAVGSPDAAAVGPAGEPAAEAEGSGNVLVGYGTQAPARRRRRVRTQLTVANGTAPAAPAPAPAPTLTPEPAAPESLAPQGPVPVISPLVRKLARDNGVDLHALRGTGPDGLILRADVEAALRVEATAPPTTAPPTAASEGTRIPLKGVRGAVAEKLSRSRREIPDATCWVDADATELLRARAAMNATGAPKISLVALLARICAAALARFPELNSYVDTEAREVVQLPGVHLGFAAQTERGLVVPVVRDAHTRDAESLTAEFARLTEAARAGRLTPGELTGGTFTLNNYGVFGVDGSTPIINHPEAAMLGVGRIVPKPWVHEGELAVRQVVQLSLTFDHRVCDGGTAGGFLRYVADCVEQPAVLLRTV